The segment GACAATTCCGTGACTCCATATCCTTCTTTTCTTGTGCTCAAAACTTCAAGAATTTTCAGGGCCCGGTCAACCGATTGGATGATATTATCCTTTGCCATATGTGATCACACCTTTGTTACATTCGTTAGATTGTATATATCACATACAAAGGATGACTGTCATCTCAATCATACTGACCGGAACCCCTCTGCCTTCTTGATTTTATACTTTGTTCCACGCAGCCGTCAGGGTCTGTTTGGCCCGCTCCATCCTGTTCCAGGCCCGGATCAGTGTACGTTTGGACTGGGCGATGATCGCATCTGAGGATTCGCCCCCCACGGGTTTCACCTCAAAGGCGACCACATTGTCCGACCCTTCCCCGATATAGCCGATCTCCAGCAAGACCCGCAAGTATTCCGTCAGTTCGTCGACATCGTTTTCACTTCCCGGGTATCCGAAGCGGGGATGCTCGTCACCATAAGCCGGATCGGCAGGATCATCGATATAACAGTTGCCGATATGGGCATGATTCAGATAATCCCGAGCGGTATGAAGGGCCGATTCCGACGTTTCCCGTTGCATCGGCAAGTGGCTCAAATCCAGCATCAGACCGAAGCTGGGATCGGTTTTCCTCACTTCCTGCGCCACTTCCACCGCCAAAGAGTTGGGTCCGATCAAACGTTTTTTATCTGTGGCATCATCGAAGGTTTCCAGGGAAAGTACGAGATCTCCCTTGCTTTTTGCATATTTGCACAGCTCCGTCAGGGAATCGACCAGCAATTGAACGGCTTTTTCCTGATTCTGAGCCGGTTTGGGACCGCTCAACAGTCCCAGCTTGCCCGCTTTCAACTCATAGGCCTGGTCGATGGCACCCTTGACCAGATCGATGGCCGCTTTCCGCTTTTCTTCATCAAAAGCGTTCAGGTCCGCCTTGTTGCCCAACAGCACGGGCTGGGCACCGAACCCCACCGTCATCCTGCCTGATTCCAGGAGCTGGGCGACTTGCTTTCGTTTCTCCGCTTGATTCACCCGTGTGATCTCAATGGCTGAGAAAAAATCGTCGGTGACAATCCGGTTGACTGTTTCCAGGATCGGCCCTTCTCCCCCCATCGTTTCGGGATACGCCATAAAGTGAACGATGCCCACCTGCATATAATGTTGCAGATCACCTTTCATATTTTCCCGGTTACCCGGTCTGCCTCCTTTGTTGG is part of the Kroppenstedtia eburnea genome and harbors:
- a CDS encoding sugar phosphate isomerase/epimerase family protein, encoding MANKGGRPGNRENMKGDLQHYMQVGIVHFMAYPETMGGEGPILETVNRIVTDDFFSAIEITRVNQAEKRKQVAQLLESGRMTVGFGAQPVLLGNKADLNAFDEEKRKAAIDLVKGAIDQAYELKAGKLGLLSGPKPAQNQEKAVQLLVDSLTELCKYAKSKGDLVLSLETFDDATDKKRLIGPNSLAVEVAQEVRKTDPSFGLMLDLSHLPMQRETSESALHTARDYLNHAHIGNCYIDDPADPAYGDEHPRFGYPGSENDVDELTEYLRVLLEIGYIGEGSDNVVAFEVKPVGGESSDAIIAQSKRTLIRAWNRMERAKQTLTAAWNKV